In a genomic window of Nesterenkonia halotolerans:
- a CDS encoding ATP-dependent DNA helicase — translation MPTTRSTGYRETTELLGRAVSAMGGVERPGQVTMAEHVAMALRKRRHLLVQAGTGTGKSLAYLVPAVVHALDAEKPVLISTATLALQAQIMGRDLPRLLENIADHVDRPVDVALVKGRSNYVCKHKIDGGFPEDDDEQALFSFADEPTGGAALEPGSQLGREIVTLREWAEVTETGDRDDLPTGVTDRAWRHVSVNAVDCIGARKCPMAAECFSERAREKAKDADLVVTNHAMLAIDAFEGLDVLPDHDAVIVDEAHELADRVTSAVTAQLSAQMIKAAASSARRHTAINVEALQSAGTAVEAAFHRVDSGLLARGLNPQQREAVELARNAARTALSDSKPSGDGEADPGRSTARSRMQAVLETANRILESPETPDVVWLNRQGSFVPGRGYQEADLEEPPIIYVAPTSVAGRLREGLFGDRTVILTSATLTIGDSFDPVAGALGLAGEKAPAWDAVDVGSPFDYPKQGVLYVAKHLPAPSMNTAQAQRDELAGLIEASRGATLALFSSRRAAEDAAEDLRQRLDVPILCQGDSTMSALVREFAEDEETCLFGTMSLWQGVDVPGRACRLVAIDRIPFPRPDDPLLSARSQEVAKNGGNGFMQVAATHAATRLAQGAGRLIRTSDDKGVLAILDSRLATARYGGFLKRSMPDFWPTVNGDLARGALSRLADLER, via the coding sequence GTGCCCACCACCCGGTCCACCGGGTACCGGGAGACCACCGAGCTGCTCGGGCGGGCGGTCAGCGCCATGGGCGGTGTCGAGCGTCCCGGGCAGGTGACCATGGCCGAACACGTCGCCATGGCCCTGCGCAAGCGCCGGCACCTGCTGGTCCAGGCCGGCACCGGCACGGGCAAGTCCCTGGCCTACCTGGTGCCGGCCGTGGTCCACGCGCTGGACGCCGAGAAGCCCGTGCTGATCTCCACCGCCACGCTGGCTCTGCAGGCTCAGATCATGGGCCGGGACCTGCCGCGGCTGTTGGAGAACATCGCCGATCACGTGGACCGACCGGTCGACGTCGCGCTGGTCAAGGGTCGCTCGAACTATGTGTGCAAGCACAAGATCGACGGCGGCTTCCCCGAGGACGACGACGAGCAGGCCCTCTTCTCCTTCGCCGATGAGCCCACCGGCGGGGCCGCGCTGGAGCCCGGTTCGCAGCTGGGCCGGGAGATCGTCACCCTGCGCGAATGGGCCGAGGTCACCGAGACCGGTGACCGCGATGATCTGCCCACGGGGGTCACCGACCGCGCCTGGCGGCACGTCTCGGTCAACGCCGTGGACTGCATCGGTGCCCGCAAATGCCCCATGGCGGCCGAGTGCTTCTCCGAACGCGCCCGCGAGAAGGCCAAGGACGCGGACCTGGTCGTCACCAACCACGCGATGCTCGCCATCGATGCCTTCGAGGGGCTCGATGTGCTGCCCGATCACGATGCGGTCATCGTCGATGAGGCCCATGAGCTCGCGGACCGCGTCACCTCTGCCGTCACTGCGCAGCTCTCCGCCCAGATGATCAAGGCCGCCGCCTCCTCGGCGCGCCGGCATACGGCGATCAACGTGGAGGCGCTGCAGAGCGCTGGCACGGCGGTGGAGGCCGCCTTCCACCGCGTGGACTCGGGACTGCTGGCCCGCGGGCTGAACCCGCAGCAGCGTGAGGCCGTGGAGCTGGCCCGCAACGCGGCGCGCACCGCGCTCTCGGATTCCAAGCCCTCCGGCGACGGCGAGGCGGATCCCGGTCGGAGCACGGCCCGGTCCCGCATGCAGGCCGTGCTGGAGACAGCCAACCGCATCCTGGAGTCTCCAGAGACCCCGGACGTCGTGTGGCTCAACCGGCAGGGATCCTTCGTCCCGGGACGCGGCTATCAGGAGGCCGACCTGGAGGAGCCGCCGATCATCTACGTGGCTCCCACCTCGGTGGCCGGACGGCTGCGCGAAGGACTCTTCGGAGACCGCACGGTCATCCTCACCTCTGCGACCCTGACCATCGGCGACAGTTTCGACCCGGTGGCGGGTGCGCTCGGTCTGGCCGGAGAGAAGGCCCCCGCCTGGGATGCCGTGGATGTGGGAAGTCCGTTCGACTATCCCAAACAAGGCGTGCTCTACGTCGCCAAGCACCTGCCAGCACCCTCGATGAACACCGCCCAGGCTCAGCGCGATGAACTCGCCGGGCTCATCGAGGCCTCCCGTGGGGCCACCCTGGCGCTGTTCTCCTCGCGCCGTGCCGCCGAGGACGCCGCCGAAGACCTCCGCCAGCGTCTCGACGTCCCGATCCTCTGCCAGGGCGACTCCACGATGTCGGCGCTGGTGCGCGAATTCGCTGAGGATGAGGAGACCTGCCTCTTCGGGACCATGAGCCTCTGGCAGGGAGTCGACGTCCCGGGACGGGCCTGCCGGCTCGTGGCCATCGATCGCATTCCTTTCCCGCGCCCGGACGATCCGCTGCTCAGTGCGCGCAGCCAGGAGGTGGCGAAGAACGGCGGCAACGGCTTCATGCAGGTCGCCGCCACCCACGCGGCGACCCGACTGGCTCAGGGTGCCGGTCGGCTGATCCGCACCTCTGACGACAAGGGCGTGCTGGCGATCCTCGATTCACGTCTGGCCACCGCGCGCTATGGCGGCTTCCTCAAGCGTTCCATGCCCGACTTCTGGCCCACCGTCAACGGCGATCTCGCCCGCGGTGCGCTGAGCCGATTGGCCGACCTGGAGCGCTAG
- the hflX gene encoding GTPase HflX → MTKQNHTPEPSSETPDEQAAQDNVQSSVDATIERILAADRAREEAPARTTRFEAEPDFKRRGILGEQARELAQDTSHSDSEGENYDLLERRSLRRVDGLSTELEDVSEVEYRQLRLERVVLAGLWGEGTVAEAEYSLRELSALAETAGSTVLDGFLQRRAKPDPGTFFGSGKAEEIREAVAELGADTVVVDSELAPSQRRGLEDIVKVKVIDRTGLILDIFAQHAKSREGKAQVELAQMEYMLPRLRGWGESLSRQAGGQVGGAGAGIGSRGPGETKIELDRRRINKRMAKLRRDITAMKPARDAKRANRKRNAVPSVAIAGYTNAGKSSLLNRLTDAGVMVENALFATLDPTTRKAVTPDGIGYTLSDTVGFVRQLPTQLIEAFRSTLEEVADADLILHVVDASHPEPEGQIRAVRTVLAEVDAHEVDEIIVLNKADLADWDVVERIRRREPHTIVVSAHTGEGIEELRELISNSIPRPSVPLDLMVPYAQGDVVSRLHAEDAEILSTEYLEEGTLLKVLVRRELVADLSEYQVQPEPKA, encoded by the coding sequence ATGACCAAGCAGAACCACACGCCAGAACCCTCAAGCGAGACCCCCGACGAGCAGGCAGCGCAGGACAACGTGCAGTCCTCGGTGGATGCCACCATCGAACGCATCCTCGCCGCTGACCGAGCACGCGAGGAAGCCCCGGCACGCACCACCCGGTTCGAGGCCGAGCCGGACTTCAAGCGCCGCGGCATCCTGGGTGAACAGGCACGCGAGCTCGCTCAGGACACCTCCCACTCCGACTCAGAGGGGGAGAACTACGATCTGCTCGAACGGCGCTCCCTGCGCCGCGTCGACGGACTCTCCACCGAGCTCGAAGACGTCTCCGAAGTCGAGTACCGGCAGCTTCGACTCGAACGCGTGGTCCTCGCCGGCCTCTGGGGCGAGGGAACGGTCGCCGAGGCGGAATACTCGCTGCGCGAGCTCTCGGCCCTGGCCGAGACCGCCGGATCCACCGTCCTGGATGGCTTCCTGCAGCGCCGGGCCAAGCCCGACCCGGGCACCTTCTTCGGCTCCGGCAAGGCCGAGGAGATCCGCGAAGCTGTGGCCGAGCTCGGCGCCGACACCGTGGTGGTGGACTCCGAGCTGGCGCCCTCCCAGCGCCGCGGCCTGGAGGACATCGTCAAGGTCAAGGTCATCGACCGCACCGGCCTGATCCTGGACATCTTCGCCCAGCACGCCAAGTCCCGCGAGGGCAAGGCCCAGGTCGAGCTCGCCCAGATGGAATACATGCTTCCGCGTCTGCGTGGCTGGGGCGAGTCGCTCTCCCGCCAGGCTGGTGGCCAGGTCGGCGGCGCCGGCGCCGGGATCGGATCCCGCGGTCCCGGTGAGACCAAGATCGAGCTCGACCGCCGACGCATCAACAAGCGGATGGCGAAGCTGCGCCGCGACATCACGGCCATGAAGCCCGCCCGCGACGCCAAGCGTGCCAATCGCAAGCGCAATGCGGTGCCCTCGGTGGCCATCGCCGGATATACCAACGCCGGCAAATCCTCACTGCTGAACCGGCTCACCGACGCCGGAGTGATGGTGGAGAACGCCCTCTTCGCCACCCTGGATCCGACCACGCGCAAGGCGGTCACCCCCGACGGCATCGGCTACACGCTCTCGGACACGGTGGGTTTCGTCCGGCAGCTGCCGACTCAGCTCATCGAAGCCTTCCGCTCCACGCTGGAGGAGGTCGCCGACGCTGACCTCATCCTGCATGTGGTCGACGCTTCGCACCCCGAGCCGGAGGGCCAGATCCGCGCCGTGCGCACGGTGCTGGCCGAGGTGGACGCCCACGAGGTGGACGAGATCATCGTGCTGAACAAGGCCGACCTCGCCGACTGGGACGTGGTGGAGCGAATTCGCCGGCGCGAACCGCACACGATCGTGGTCTCGGCGCACACCGGGGAGGGGATCGAGGAGCTCCGCGAGCTGATCAGCAACTCCATCCCGCGGCCCAGCGTGCCGCTGGATCTCATGGTCCCCTACGCCCAGGGCGATGTCGTCTCCCGGCTGCATGCCGAGGACGCCGAGATCCTCTCCACGGAGTACCTCGAGGAAGGCACCTTGCTGAAGGTCCTGGTCCGCCGCGAACTGGTGGCAGACCTCTCGGAGTACCAGGTCCAGCCCGAGCCGAAGGCTTGA
- a CDS encoding class I SAM-dependent methyltransferase, translating to MSSQHYFSASPEGPFTRRRVEVTLDGRPVAVNTAGGIFSPEGVDKGTAVLLKHAPDPAATGNLLDIGCGWGPIALVLAMRSPEATVWAVDVNERSRTLCAENAAALGLSNVRVMAPEDIPSDLHFDTIWSNPPIRVGKQALHDLLEHWLPRLQPGGAAWLVVQKNLGADSLLGWIGEMLGGAAGEFRSDRAETSKGFRLLRIARS from the coding sequence GTGAGCTCCCAGCATTATTTCTCCGCCTCTCCCGAGGGCCCCTTCACGCGTCGCCGAGTGGAGGTGACGCTCGACGGACGTCCCGTCGCGGTCAACACCGCGGGCGGGATCTTCTCCCCGGAGGGTGTGGACAAGGGCACTGCGGTGCTGCTCAAGCACGCTCCGGATCCTGCAGCGACGGGCAACCTGCTGGACATCGGCTGCGGCTGGGGTCCCATCGCGCTGGTGCTGGCGATGCGCTCCCCGGAGGCGACCGTCTGGGCAGTGGATGTCAACGAACGCTCACGGACCCTGTGCGCGGAGAACGCCGCGGCGCTGGGACTGAGCAATGTGCGGGTGATGGCTCCCGAGGACATCCCCTCAGACCTGCACTTCGACACCATCTGGTCCAATCCCCCGATCAGGGTGGGCAAACAGGCCTTGCACGACCTGCTCGAGCACTGGCTGCCACGCCTGCAGCCCGGCGGCGCGGCGTGGCTCGTGGTGCAGAAGAACCTTGGCGCAGACTCGCTGCTGGGCTGGATCGGCGAGATGCTGGGCGGTGCGGCGGGTGAGTTCCGCAGCGACCGCGCGGAGACCTCCAAGGGCTTCCGACTGCTGCGCATCGCCCGGAGCTAG
- the dapF gene encoding diaminopimelate epimerase, with amino-acid sequence MKENCVAHHLTGLDALAGIIVTKAHATGNDFVMLADPAGEHELEAHQVAALCDRHLGIGGDGVIRAVPAHQVFGDASVSRMLAEDPELTSTEDAPLWFMDYRNGDGSIAEMCGNGVRAFAHFLIAEDLVQLSEGQELPVLTRAGLRSVRKVPEGYAIGMGVWSFIDPELASSNASDSLVIASGLDEPRPALSISMGNPHTVVALGDTDVLEGLNLHEEPKVDPVPPHGTNVEFVVPADPLVSTDEAGEPVGRVRMRVHERGVGETMSCGTGACAAAAAVRVWASDDSVTAWKVDVPGGQVTVRFTARPDGAEDVELAGPAELVLRGTLS; translated from the coding sequence ATGAAGGAGAACTGCGTGGCCCACCACCTCACCGGCCTCGATGCGCTTGCCGGCATCATCGTCACCAAGGCCCATGCCACCGGCAACGACTTCGTGATGCTCGCGGATCCTGCCGGTGAGCATGAGCTCGAAGCCCACCAGGTCGCCGCGCTGTGCGACCGGCACCTCGGGATCGGCGGTGACGGCGTGATCCGTGCCGTGCCGGCCCACCAGGTCTTCGGTGACGCCTCAGTCTCCAGGATGCTCGCCGAGGATCCCGAGCTGACCAGCACCGAAGACGCTCCGCTGTGGTTCATGGACTACCGCAACGGAGACGGGTCGATCGCTGAGATGTGCGGCAATGGTGTCCGCGCCTTCGCCCATTTCCTCATCGCGGAGGACCTGGTGCAGCTCTCCGAGGGTCAGGAGCTTCCGGTGCTGACCCGTGCGGGGCTGCGCAGCGTGCGGAAGGTGCCCGAGGGCTACGCGATCGGGATGGGCGTCTGGTCCTTCATCGACCCTGAGCTCGCCTCGTCCAATGCCTCCGATTCACTGGTGATCGCCTCCGGACTCGACGAGCCCCGGCCTGCGCTGAGCATCTCGATGGGCAATCCGCACACCGTCGTCGCCCTTGGTGACACTGATGTGCTCGAAGGCCTCAATCTGCATGAGGAGCCCAAGGTCGATCCCGTGCCGCCCCATGGAACCAATGTGGAGTTCGTCGTCCCGGCGGACCCGCTGGTGAGCACGGACGAGGCGGGCGAGCCGGTGGGGCGGGTGAGGATGCGAGTGCATGAGCGCGGGGTGGGGGAGACCATGTCCTGCGGCACCGGGGCTTGCGCGGCCGCAGCAGCGGTGCGCGTCTGGGCCTCGGATGACTCGGTCACCGCCTGGAAGGTCGACGTGCCCGGAGGGCAGGTCACGGTCCGCTTCACCGCCCGGCCCGACGGCGCCGAAGATGTCGAACTCGCCGGCCCCGCCGAGCTGGTGCTCCGCGGCACGCTGAGCTGA
- the miaA gene encoding tRNA (adenosine(37)-N6)-dimethylallyltransferase MiaA translates to MTPLVVIVGPTASGKSALGIELARRLDGEIINADSMQLYRGMDIGTAKVTPAETGEIPHHLLDVLEVTSEASVAAFQEQARQIVEQIRSRGRTPIMVGGSGLYVRAAIDVIEFPPTDPQLRTRLTERLQEEGAAALRLELRAADPESAAVIKDDRRLVRALEVVQLTGRTFSSFMPQRTYEPSLGPVVQLGLDVDRALLHERIALRVQQMAEQGMLQEVQALEAAGLREGRTASRAIGYQQFLQVLDGQIDQAEAVESTTVATRKFARRQETWFRADPRVSWLSAPSEHLTDAALEAIGAAGR, encoded by the coding sequence ATGACACCGCTGGTCGTCATCGTCGGGCCCACCGCCTCCGGCAAGTCTGCGCTGGGGATCGAGCTGGCGCGTCGGCTGGACGGGGAGATCATCAACGCCGACTCCATGCAGCTCTACCGGGGCATGGATATCGGCACGGCCAAGGTGACCCCCGCGGAAACAGGTGAGATTCCGCATCATCTCCTCGACGTGCTCGAGGTGACCAGCGAAGCCTCCGTGGCAGCGTTCCAGGAGCAGGCACGTCAGATCGTCGAGCAGATCCGCTCCCGAGGACGGACCCCGATCATGGTGGGCGGTTCCGGGCTCTACGTGCGGGCCGCCATCGACGTCATCGAGTTCCCGCCCACCGATCCTCAGCTGCGCACCCGGCTCACCGAACGCCTCCAAGAAGAGGGCGCCGCCGCCCTGCGACTGGAGCTGCGTGCAGCCGATCCGGAGTCAGCCGCCGTCATCAAGGATGATCGTCGGCTTGTGCGCGCTCTGGAAGTGGTCCAGCTGACCGGACGCACGTTCTCCTCCTTCATGCCGCAGCGCACCTATGAACCAAGTCTTGGTCCCGTGGTGCAGCTGGGCCTCGACGTGGACCGAGCCCTGCTGCATGAGCGCATCGCCTTGCGGGTGCAGCAGATGGCCGAGCAGGGCATGCTGCAGGAGGTGCAGGCGCTGGAAGCCGCGGGGCTGCGGGAGGGCAGGACTGCTTCGCGCGCCATCGGGTACCAGCAGTTCCTTCAGGTTCTTGACGGGCAGATCGACCAAGCTGAAGCCGTGGAGTCCACCACTGTTGCCACCCGAAAGTTCGCCCGACGCCAGGAGACCTGGTTCCGTGCGGATCCACGCGTCAGCTGGCTGAGTGCTCCGTCGGAGCACCTCACCGATGCCGCCCTGGAAGCGATCGGCGCTGCCGGGCGTTGA
- the miaB gene encoding tRNA (N6-isopentenyl adenosine(37)-C2)-methylthiotransferase MiaB: MDRADATALHPATAETPAVKARTYEVRTFGCQMNVHDSERMSGLLEEAGYTSASSDATPDLVVFNTCAVRENADNKLYGNLGMLRQTKAKHEGMQIAVGGCLAQKDQDTVLAKAPWVDVVFGTHNIGSLPTLLERSRHNAEAELEILESLETFPSTLPTKRESVHSGWVSISVGCNNTCTFCIVPSLRGKERDRRPGEILAEVRALVADGAVEVTLLGQNVNTYGVEFGDRGAFAKLLRACGEIQGLERVRFTSPHPASFTDDVIDAMAETPNVMPQLHMPLQSGSDKVLKDMRRSYRSKKFLGILDKVRERMPHAAVTTDIIVGFPGETEEDFLETMRVVEASRFSSAYTFQYSPRAGTPAATMEDQIPKAVVQERFERLCALQDRICAEENATLLGTSQELLVTADSGAKSAETGRLSGRAPDNRLVHFSVPAGEPAPRPGDFVTVTITKAAGFHLLADPSGAEDYRLRRSPAGDAWDRWQADSCGVGTTQVSGSSAAAVSLGMPTLRVGP; the protein is encoded by the coding sequence ATGGACCGCGCCGATGCCACCGCCCTGCACCCTGCGACCGCAGAGACCCCGGCGGTGAAGGCCCGCACCTACGAGGTGCGCACCTTCGGCTGCCAGATGAACGTCCATGACTCAGAGCGCATGTCCGGTCTGCTTGAGGAAGCCGGGTACACGTCTGCCTCAAGCGACGCGACCCCCGATCTGGTGGTCTTCAACACCTGTGCGGTGCGGGAGAACGCGGACAACAAGCTCTACGGCAACCTCGGCATGCTGCGCCAGACCAAGGCCAAGCACGAGGGCATGCAGATCGCCGTCGGCGGCTGCCTCGCCCAGAAGGACCAGGACACGGTCCTCGCCAAAGCTCCATGGGTCGATGTCGTCTTCGGCACCCACAACATCGGCTCGCTGCCCACGTTGCTTGAACGCTCGCGCCACAATGCCGAGGCGGAGCTCGAGATCCTCGAATCTCTGGAGACCTTCCCCTCCACTCTTCCGACCAAGCGCGAATCGGTGCACTCCGGCTGGGTCTCGATCTCGGTGGGCTGCAACAACACCTGCACCTTCTGCATCGTTCCCTCGCTGCGCGGCAAAGAACGTGACCGGCGCCCGGGCGAGATCCTCGCCGAGGTCCGTGCACTGGTGGCTGACGGTGCGGTGGAGGTGACCCTGCTGGGGCAGAACGTGAACACCTATGGCGTGGAGTTCGGCGACCGCGGCGCCTTCGCCAAACTGCTGCGCGCCTGCGGAGAGATCCAGGGCCTGGAGCGAGTGCGCTTCACCAGCCCGCACCCGGCCTCCTTCACCGATGACGTCATTGATGCCATGGCCGAGACGCCCAACGTCATGCCACAGCTGCACATGCCGCTGCAGTCGGGCTCCGACAAGGTGCTCAAGGACATGCGCCGCTCCTACCGGTCCAAGAAGTTCCTCGGCATCCTGGACAAGGTGCGTGAGCGCATGCCCCATGCTGCGGTGACCACCGACATCATCGTCGGCTTCCCCGGCGAGACGGAAGAGGATTTCCTGGAGACCATGCGCGTGGTCGAAGCTTCACGATTCTCCTCGGCCTACACCTTCCAGTACTCTCCGCGGGCAGGAACTCCCGCCGCCACCATGGAGGACCAGATCCCCAAGGCCGTCGTGCAGGAACGCTTCGAGCGGCTCTGCGCCCTCCAGGACCGCATCTGCGCCGAGGAGAACGCCACGCTGCTGGGCACCTCCCAGGAACTCCTGGTGACTGCAGACTCCGGAGCCAAATCCGCGGAGACAGGCCGCCTCTCGGGGCGTGCGCCCGACAACCGGCTCGTGCACTTCTCCGTTCCGGCCGGGGAGCCCGCGCCGCGTCCGGGGGACTTCGTCACGGTGACCATCACCAAGGCCGCAGGCTTCCACCTGCTTGCGGACCCGAGCGGCGCCGAGGACTACCGGCTGCGCCGTTCTCCGGCGGGTGACGCCTGGGACCGTTGGCAGGCAGACTCCTGCGGAGTCGGCACCACACAGGTGAGCGGCTCCAGCGCGGCAGCAGTGTCGCTGGGAATGCCCACCCTTCGCGTCGGACCCTGA
- a CDS encoding regulatory protein RecX, with protein MGDQQQTINALREALTRIEERDPDAPVPDFLDVSKPAGEFPEDASPESAPSAAEGSSSEALAAGGSAPGLTPGSENLGGESSRTEVPDLSADRVDSEPLSTEDQDDAEEVAGDLEALSPEQQYEKARTVVLRKLTGSPKTRQQLATALTEKEFSSEVITRVLDRMEEVHLINDAEFSRTWVRGRHEIKNLGKSALRRELREKGVSEPDTEQALEQLSDEDELAAARELVERKLRDKPVPAGSGPEERAERDKITRRLVSMLARRGHAPGTAFQIVREVLDERASA; from the coding sequence ATGGGTGACCAGCAGCAGACCATCAACGCGCTGCGCGAGGCCTTGACTCGCATCGAGGAACGAGACCCGGACGCTCCGGTGCCGGACTTCCTCGATGTGAGCAAGCCCGCGGGGGAGTTCCCCGAGGACGCGAGCCCGGAGAGCGCACCTTCCGCCGCGGAAGGATCCAGCTCGGAGGCCCTCGCCGCGGGAGGATCGGCTCCTGGGCTGACGCCGGGCAGCGAGAACCTCGGCGGCGAGTCCTCCCGCACGGAGGTTCCCGATCTCTCTGCGGACCGCGTGGATTCCGAGCCCTTGAGCACGGAAGACCAGGACGATGCCGAGGAGGTGGCAGGTGACCTCGAGGCGCTGAGTCCTGAGCAGCAGTATGAGAAGGCGCGCACCGTGGTGCTGCGCAAGCTCACCGGGTCGCCCAAGACCCGGCAGCAGCTGGCCACGGCGCTGACTGAGAAGGAGTTCTCCTCCGAGGTCATCACCCGGGTCCTGGATCGCATGGAGGAAGTCCATCTGATCAATGACGCCGAGTTCTCCCGAACCTGGGTGCGGGGGCGTCACGAGATCAAAAACCTGGGCAAGTCGGCGCTGCGCCGCGAACTGCGCGAGAAGGGCGTCAGCGAACCTGACACGGAGCAGGCACTGGAGCAGCTCAGTGACGAGGATGAGCTCGCGGCCGCACGTGAGCTGGTTGAGCGCAAGCTGCGAGACAAGCCGGTCCCCGCCGGCTCAGGGCCTGAGGAGCGGGCCGAACGGGACAAGATCACCCGGCGCCTCGTTTCCATGCTGGCCCGACGCGGCCATGCCCCCGGAACAGCCTTCCAGATCGTGCGCGAGGTGCTCGACGAACGCGCCAGCGCGTAG
- the recA gene encoding recombinase RecA yields MAVSQDREKALEAALAQIDKQYGKGSVMRLGDDTRAPIETIPTSSIAMDAALGIGGFPRGRVVEIYGPESSGKTTVALHAVANAQKMGGIAAFIDAEHALDPVYAQKLGVDTDALLVSQPDTGEQALEIMDMLVSSGSIDIVVIDSVAALVPRAEIEGEMGDSHVGLQARLMSQALRKIAGRLSQTKTTAIFINQLREKIGVFFGSPETTSGGKALKFYASVRVDVRRIETLKEGTNAVGNRTRAKIVKNKMAPPFKQAEFDIIYGEGISREGGLIDVGVENGLVKKSGAWFTYDGDQLGQGKEKARTFLKDNPDLADEIERRIREKLGLISPLEEEGGPALKAVDA; encoded by the coding sequence ATGGCAGTGAGCCAGGATCGTGAAAAGGCGCTCGAAGCAGCGCTGGCCCAGATCGACAAGCAGTACGGCAAGGGTTCGGTCATGCGTCTGGGTGACGACACCCGCGCGCCGATCGAGACCATCCCGACCTCCTCGATCGCCATGGATGCGGCACTCGGCATCGGTGGCTTCCCCCGCGGTCGCGTGGTGGAGATCTATGGACCCGAGTCCTCGGGCAAGACCACGGTCGCCCTGCACGCGGTGGCCAATGCGCAGAAGATGGGCGGCATCGCCGCCTTCATCGACGCGGAGCACGCCCTGGACCCGGTGTATGCGCAGAAGCTCGGCGTGGACACCGATGCACTCCTGGTGTCCCAGCCAGACACCGGTGAGCAGGCCCTGGAGATCATGGACATGCTGGTCTCCTCCGGGTCCATCGACATCGTGGTCATCGACTCCGTGGCGGCCCTGGTGCCCCGTGCGGAGATCGAGGGCGAGATGGGTGACTCCCACGTGGGCCTGCAGGCACGTCTGATGTCACAGGCGCTGCGCAAGATCGCAGGACGGCTCTCCCAGACCAAGACCACCGCCATCTTCATCAACCAGCTGCGTGAGAAGATCGGCGTCTTCTTCGGCTCCCCGGAGACCACCTCGGGCGGCAAGGCGCTGAAGTTCTACGCCTCGGTCCGCGTGGATGTGCGTCGCATCGAGACCCTGAAAGAGGGCACCAACGCGGTGGGCAACCGCACCCGCGCCAAGATCGTGAAGAACAAGATGGCTCCGCCGTTCAAGCAGGCCGAGTTCGACATCATCTACGGCGAGGGAATCTCCCGCGAGGGAGGACTCATCGACGTGGGCGTGGAGAACGGCCTGGTCAAGAAGTCCGGCGCCTGGTTCACCTATGACGGTGACCAGCTCGGGCAGGGTAAGGAGAAGGCCCGCACCTTCCTCAAGGACAACCCTGACCTTGCCGATGAGATCGAGCGCCGCATCCGCGAGAAGCTCGGCCTGATCTCTCCGCTGGAGGAAGAGGGCGGTCCCGCACTGAAGGCGGTCGACGCCTGA
- a CDS encoding DUF3046 domain-containing protein, protein MRESRFWFLMEGEFGAGYAHVLADSLVLSEYQKTAKAALESGVSPRDVWEAVCDQQDVPVDRRLGRDIAPKP, encoded by the coding sequence ATGAGAGAAAGTCGATTCTGGTTCCTCATGGAGGGAGAGTTCGGCGCCGGCTACGCTCATGTCCTTGCCGACTCTCTGGTCCTCAGCGAATACCAGAAGACGGCGAAGGCGGCCCTGGAATCCGGGGTCAGCCCGCGCGACGTCTGGGAAGCGGTCTGTGATCAGCAGGACGTGCCCGTGGATCGGCGGCTGGGCCGCGATATCGCACCCAAGCCGTGA
- a CDS encoding MarR family winged helix-turn-helix transcriptional regulator, with protein sequence MESLDRRAKVHELEQEFNRLFVRRRFNALQLARQIDPEIEPASYSVLATLQQMGPQRMTAIARHLGIGKPTLSRQLSTLEARGFVEKATDPDDGRAQMVSLTEEGRSRLESAQGDRAERYLQMLQPWEEQEINLLSGLLAKLNRTYTEFDAENDPALGNGSAEHQAAKTQANEGDS encoded by the coding sequence ATGGAAAGCCTTGATCGTCGCGCCAAAGTCCATGAACTCGAGCAGGAGTTCAACAGACTCTTCGTCCGGCGCCGGTTCAACGCGCTGCAGCTTGCCCGGCAGATCGACCCGGAGATCGAGCCAGCCTCGTACTCGGTCCTGGCCACGCTGCAGCAGATGGGCCCACAGCGGATGACGGCGATCGCTCGGCATCTGGGCATCGGCAAGCCCACCCTCTCGCGTCAGCTGAGCACCCTCGAGGCCCGCGGGTTCGTCGAGAAGGCCACCGACCCGGACGATGGACGCGCGCAGATGGTCTCGCTCACCGAGGAAGGACGCAGTCGACTCGAGTCCGCCCAGGGGGATCGAGCCGAGCGCTACCTGCAGATGCTGCAGCCCTGGGAGGAGCAGGAGATCAACCTGCTCTCCGGACTGCTGGCGAAGCTGAACCGCACCTATACCGAGTTCGACGCCGAGAACGACCCGGCCCTGGGCAACGGGTCGGCGGAGCACCAGGCCGCGAAGACCCAAGCGAACGAGGGAGATTCATGA